ACTGTAACTTTGCAGAGGGTGACTAAGAACTGGAGATCAAGACTGGCAAAGGCTGGAAGAGCTGCAGGTGGTATGAAAAGACACAGAGGAAACAACAGAAATGTGATATGGGAGACCACCAAAAAGCCTGCAGGAGGATCTTAGTGACAGTGAACCTGGGACTTCTCAGTGGAGCCCAGGCCATGGATGTGAAAATTCTCCTGTGTGGTGTTTACTCACCACTCTCGTCACTAAAACTGGATGTGTGGAACTGGGGAGACGTGCTTTCATGTTCCAtcgggaaggagccctggctctGAGATTCCGGTTCCTTTTCACCTCCTCAGGAGCCcccgagtggtacaaatggttaacacacttggctgctaaccaaaagtttggcagttcgagtcaacccagaggcaccatggaagaaaagcctggaaacctacttccaaaaaattggccaTATAAAAAAcacgtggagcacagttctactctgacacacatgggctcaccatgagttggagtcaactccacagcaattggTTGGATTCCCTTCCTCAGCTACTCTCGCTTCCTTCCCACCAGACCAAAGGAGAAAATGTTTCTTCCTCTAGCAGCCATAGCCTTAGCCATGCCAGCAATGCCATACCCTGATGGGCAGTGAAAGGCCCAAAGGAACCAAGGAAGAGCTCATTAGCCTAGGAACAAGGACAGTTAAAAGTTGAGACAAAAATATTTTCAGCATCTTCATTCCGTAGGGAACTTAGAAGGCGGGTGGTTGTGGTTGCAGAGAAGTAGCTGGGGGAAGAATGAGTAAAAGAACACACCAAGAGCAGGTAATTGCCCTCCAGGGATTCCTGGGTTCTGAGAAGTTATCAGCCACGACTTACAAAGTAAAACCTCCATCACCAGGAAGTGGATGGACGACTGCTCCAAGGACTTCCTGAGAGATGTGCTACCTTCCCCACAAAGTGAGTCCTCTGTGTGAGGTGAGCACTCAGCCCAGACAGCCCCCACAGGAAAGGTGAAGGGCCAGCGTGAGAGGATGGTGTCCAGACCCCTGGGAGCAGCCAGGACTGTGCTGGGATTCTCCACTGTGCTGTTCTAGCTGGGTGTAGTAGGGGGGACTCGGGTTCCTCCCAGGACCTAGATGAAGGAACTCATTGCTTGTGAGCCACTCACTAAATCCTTGGTCTGGTCAGCGGTCAGGTCCACAGTATAAGGGGAAGTGCTCAGTGTATGCAGATATACACACAGGAAATAAGAGTGGGAGGCAAAAGGGTGAAGGCTTGGCCTCAAGGAATTTGCGTTATGTTGGAGATTAGAAGAAGGAACCGAGAAAGGCTGAGCTTGAAACTAgacaaacccactactgtcgagttgattccaactcataactaccctatagggtagagaactgcccctagggtttccaaggctgtaaatctttacggaagcagactgccgcatcgtccgctcacggagcagctggtgcgttcaaaccactgacctttgagttagcatcGGAGCGCATAACTACTGCGGCAGCAGGGCCCCTTAACAGACATAGAACCTGTCTTTTCCTGAAAAAGAGGATGGTGACTCCTCAGCCATCAAGAAGCTTAATTCCTATGGAATGAGGGAGGGTTGGTCCCTGATCTGGTGGGAGTGTGGTGTAAAGGTCATCCCACCCTAGGAATTACCTGGGGCATTCCTGGGAAGGAAGATCCCTTATCAGAGGCTGCCAGTCTCTCAGTCTTGACCCACCAGGCTCTCCCATTTCTGCTGGCGTGGCCTCTTCCCTCTTTTCTTAGCCTCTAGTTTGCAATTCACCCTGGTCCCACTCACTGACAACCCCCAAACAGTTGTGTGTGATATGAATTCTTTGATCCTGAAATCCACCAACACATATCTTATTGCCTACAGTCCCACTGCCTGTGCCtacttcttgttaggtgccatcaagttggttctggctcattgcgaccctatgtaccacagaactaaacactgcctggtcctgcaccaccctcacaattattgctatgtttgagcctactgttgcaaccactgtgtcaattcatcttgctgagtgatcaaagaccaaagaatttttttcctttttataccaTTTTAAGCTAAAGCTTGTGTATATTCATTTATGGCAATGGTTAGAATTTCTTCTCTAGAGCTGGAAGAAACCTTGGTGTTTAACTGATCTAGTTTGCTCATTCTGCAGATGAAGAGACAATGGCTCAAAAATGTAGTGATACACCCAGTGATGTATAGATGGTTTGTTGACACAGGCAGATTGAAACCAGGTCTCCTTACTGCCAATCTAAGTACACTTAAAACACATCTACTTTTCCAAGAGATTTCTTGGCTTCTACTTCATTATTTGTACACCTCTTCCTGACTATTTTCGCAGTTCTGCTTGATGTCTCCAGTTACCAGTCTTGGTGCTCCAACTTCCTCTAAAGCTCCTCTGATGAAGTCACAATGACTCACCGTCTCTCTCTTCCTGCCAGGCTGAGAtcctggagagggagagaggattcCTGTTATCCCAGCCCCTGTCATTGGACCTGATGCTACTCAGGGATTAGAAAATATTCTTGAGTAGAGCAAAGTGGAATGAAATTTTCTAATTATCCCAAAATGATGAGAAAGAGGCTGTTTGTTAATTACTATAGTTTATCATCATCTAAAAAAGATCGACAGTTTTGTATTGAGCTCACCTTGGGTGCAGAACATGGGAGCACCCAGTGGATATAGGTGGATCTTCCACCTTAATTCTTCACTCTGCTTGGGCAGGATCTCTGTAACTAGGTTATCAGACAACAGAATTTGTTGCAAAGGGGACTCAATGGTCCACATTCTGTTAACTTGCTGGCCTTTATGGCACATACTTATACTGCTTCTTATCCCTGTATCACTGGGCACAAGTTACTTCAGCCATATGGACTTGTTGAGTACAGTAACAACCAGACCAATCGGCCGGTTGCCGTCAGGTCCATTCCgacaggtcgattctgactcatggaaaccctatatgtgtcagaatagaactgtgctccatagggttttcaatggctgatttttcagaagtaggtcactaggtCTTCCTTTCAAGGTACATCTgctggactggaacctccaagcttctggttagcagctgaagacATATACCATTTTCACTTATTCTGGGATTCCTTCCTGCCTCTCTACCTCATTGTCAACACACCACTGACCACCTAACTCTTCAAGGTAACCATTGTACCCCCAACCCACAGCATGGTGCCTGATACGCTTACAGATGTTCTAAATAAATGAGTTAATGAACTAATTAATGAATTACTTTTAGAGGTGGAATTATATCCAGAGATTACATTTCAATAAAGAAAAACTGGCAGCATATTAATTCTCTTTTTGTAGAGGACTGGGAAGCATGCTGGGAGAGCGCTGACCCAGGGCCACCTCAGCTGAGACAGGAGAATCCCTCCCTCTGGGAAGGCTTGGTGGGTTTCAGTCACTTCATACTCCACAGTCACCTGTGAGTGTCATTGGCTTCCAAAGGCTCTCATGACATTCTTTTGTTAACCATTTGTTTAAGAGTCTCTATCTAAACAGATGTCTGCAGCTGACTCTATAAACCGTACCTTATCGAGGAGGGCAGAACCCCAGTGGTAATTTAATTACAGAGTGCCAAATTTAATTAGCCAAGCACTGACCTCTTTCCTGCCCTTCAGAGCGCTTAGCACAATTACACTTAATTAATTTTTTGTCGTTATTAATTTAATCTGTGCCCCTGATTAAATGGTAAAAACCCAGGAAGAAGGATACACATTCACCCCTTTCTCTTTCAGACAGGTCTCCAGGTCTGGATCATCTTGGAGGCCCGAAGAATGGCTGAATCGCCCTTACAGGAAGGGGCGCCGGGAGACCCAGAGCACCCCACTTGTTTTCACTGGTCTGAAAAGGCACTTTACTCACTGCTGCCCACGTATGTGGATTCTTCCTTACTTTCTGTCccattttcctcctttcttcccaCCTTTTCCTTTTCTTACCTTTCTTCTttagattttctttctctttcactttttttttctcttcttctatcattttctctccctttcctttacCACTTTCCTTCACTGTCTTTCTTTCTACATTAAGATCACCTCCAATAAATTGGATCTGTTGTTAACTGTagtcaagtcagcccccgactcatggtggccctatgcacaatggagcgaaacgctgccctgtcctaTGCAATCTGCAGAATTGGTTGTGGACTGGAccgttgtgctccatagggttttcattggctgatttttgaaagtagattgccaggcctttctttctaggccTTCTCaggctggaagctcagctgaaacccattCAGCGTCATACAAACACACAGGActccacagacagatgggtggtggttacacacacacacaagtgcatTGGCAGGAAATCGAACCCAGTTCTCCTTCATGGCAAACgaaaactctaccactgaaccaccaacgcctCAACTGGAGCTAGGCCCTAAATATAAAAAGATGGCCAAGACAGGGGCTTTGTCTTTGAAAACCTCATAGTTGAGAGTGAGAAGCCAAAGAACCTTCCTCCAATGTCTTCTCATCTACATTCTCCTCTAACCACCTAGATGAAGGAGCTTGGGCCCAGTGACCCATTCCAGCTCTAGCCATCATGTAATCCAAGGGCCTTAGTTTACTCACAGGCCCCTAGAGTGTGACCTTCACTTGTCCCCCCCAACTCCCCTCCTCCCCAACAGCCCAGCCTGCCTGCCCTATGAGGAGAGGCAACCTGACCTGGGTGAGTGATTTTGTCCTCATGGGCCTCTCCAGGGACCGGGAGGCCCAGGCTGGACTCTTTGTCCTCTTTGGGGTCGCCTATCTGTTGACTCTGCTGGGTAATGGGCTCATCGTCCTCCTGACTGGGCTGGACGCACGGCTCCACCtgcccatgtacttcttcctgggCCACCTTTCTGTTGTGGACATCTGCTACACCTCCAGTGGGGTCCCCCAGATGCTGGTGCACTTCCTCCAGGAAAAGAAGACCATCTCCTTTGCCCGGTGTGGGGCCCAGCTCTTCTTCTCCTTTGCCTTTGGGGGCATCGAGTTCCTGCTGCTggctgccatggcctatgacAGATATGTGGCCATCTGTGACCCCCTACAGTACGTGGCTGTCATGAACCTGAAGCTTTGCATGGTGCTTGCGGCTGTGTGCTGGTTTGTGGGCCTGGCTAATTCTGCCGTGGAGACGGCCATCACCATACGCCTGCCCACCTGTGGGCGAAATGTGATCAACCATGTGGCCTGTGAGACGCTGGCACTGGTCCGCCTGGCCTGTGTGGACATCACCCTGAACCAGGTGGTCATCGTGGCCTCCAGCATCGTGGTGCTGCTGGTGCCCTGCTGCCTGGTGTCCCTCTCTTACACCCACATTGTGGCCTCCATACTGCAGATCCGCTCCAGTGAGGGCCGCAGAAAGGCCTTCGGGACCTGCGCCTCCCACCTGGCTGTGGTCTCCATGTCCTATGGTATGGCCCTCTTCACCTACCTGCAGCCCCACTCGGCTGCCTCAGTGGAGCAGGACAAGGTGGTGGTGCTCTTCTACGCCGTGGTGACACCTATGCTGAACCCTCTCATCTACAGCCTGCGCAACAAGGACATAAAGGCCGCGCTGAGCAAGCTCCTTGTTGGGAGCTCCATGTTAAGACGTTAGGAAATGACTGTGGCAATGAGGGCAGTAGGCATTGAAGCTGGCCTCCACATGGTGTGTGCGTGAGAATGTACGTGTGAGTGTGCATGCGTGTGAGTGTGTACATGTTAGTGCCTGTgagtctgtgagtgtgtgtgtgcatgtgtgtgagtgtgtatgtgtgtgcgtgttgcTGCATGTGAGTATGTGAGTGTGCGagaatgtatatgtgtgtgtgagtgtgtggtgtggtgtatAAGTGTATGTGAaagtgtgtgtggtatgtgaatATGTGTGTTTGTGGTGAGTGCATATgatctgtgtgagtgtgtgggagTGTGTGGGAGAATATGTGTGTGCacgtggtgtgtatgtgtgtcgggggatgtgtggtgtgtatatgtgtgtatgagtgtgtgtgaatgtgttcATGAACGTAAGACAGAGGTGGGAGGGCCACAGTTTACACTACGCTCTTTAtaggtaatgaaaaaaaaaattccccccctctggtctctaattttgatCCCTGACTTAATCCAaaatatgaaattaaaacaatttggAAAGATACACACCACACAGAGGCTaaaaaatagatgaaaaaaagaaaaagatatgcTGGCATGTCAGAATTCGGAAACAATATAAAGTCG
This Loxodonta africana isolate mLoxAfr1 chromosome 8, mLoxAfr1.hap2, whole genome shotgun sequence DNA region includes the following protein-coding sequences:
- the LOC100663001 gene encoding olfactory receptor 2F1-like; amino-acid sequence: MRRGNLTWVSDFVLMGLSRDREAQAGLFVLFGVAYLLTLLGNGLIVLLTGLDARLHLPMYFFLGHLSVVDICYTSSGVPQMLVHFLQEKKTISFARCGAQLFFSFAFGGIEFLLLAAMAYDRYVAICDPLQYVAVMNLKLCMVLAAVCWFVGLANSAVETAITIRLPTCGRNVINHVACETLALVRLACVDITLNQVVIVASSIVVLLVPCCLVSLSYTHIVASILQIRSSEGRRKAFGTCASHLAVVSMSYGMALFTYLQPHSAASVEQDKVVVLFYAVVTPMLNPLIYSLRNKDIKAALSKLLVGSSMLRR